From the genome of Thiovibrio frasassiensis:
TCTCTCGCCAAAGCCCCCTGCCCATTCATTCCGGGCAGGGGGCTTTTTTGGGTCCGCAAAACATCAGGGCGACCACCGCAACACAACTTATCCTTTACTGCCCCCCCATTCTTTGCCAGAATGACTCTATAAACTCCAAAGACCATCGCTTCAATACCTCAGGACTCTCCTCCCATGAAAAGCTTTCGCAAAGAACTTGTCTTCAACGTCCCAAGCCGTCGCGCTTTTATCAATATCACCCCACAGGTGGCGGAATGCCTGCAAGAATCCGGAATCCAGGAAGGCTTGGCCCTGATCAACGCCATGCACATCACCGCCTCGGTCTTCATCAACGACGATGAATCGGGGTTGCACCACGATTACGAGGTCTGGCTGGAGCATCTTGCTCCGCACGAGCCGGTTTCCCAGTACCGACATAATGGTTATGAAGACAATGCGGATGCCCATCTGAAGCGGCAGGTCATGGGCCGTGAAGTTGTAGTGGCCATCACCGAGGGGAAATTCGACTTCGGCCCCTGGGAGCAGATTTTTTACGGCGAGTTTGACGGCGGCCGCAAAAAAAGGGTGTTGGTAAAAATCATCGGAGCATAGGCTGGTACCGTGACGAAAAGAGCCCTGACCATCCCCGATCTGCTGAGCATCCTGCGCATCCTCATTGCGCCCCTGCTTCTGGTGGCCGGGCTAACGGGCCAAACCGAGCTCTTTCTTTTCCTCTTTCTCCTTTCCCTGGTCAGCGATGGCCTGGACGGCTTTCTGGCCAGGCGGTTCCATCAGGTCTCCCAATGGGGCGCCCAGCTCGACAGCTGGGGCGATCTTGCCACCTATCTTGCCGCCCCGGTCGGAGTCTGGCTGCTCTGGCCGACCATTGTCCACCAGGAGCTGATCTTTATCCTCTTGGGCCTCGGTTCCTTTCTTCTTCCGATCCTGCTCGGCTTTTGCAAGTTCGGCCGCCTGACCAGTTATCATACTTGGGCGGCAAAAACCGCCGCAATCCTTCTGGGGGTTAGCGCCCCGTTGCTCCTCCTCGGCGGTCCACCCTACCCGTTCCGCGCCGCCATCATCGTCTTCCTGCTGGCCGAAGTGGAAGAGGTGGCCATCACCCTGCGTCTGAAACGTTGGCGGACAAACATCCCGAGCTTCTGGCATTGCTGCCGGTTGCCGCCGGAGTAAAAACCGGAGAGAATTGTCATGTCGCTTCCCCAAAAACCGACCCCGGAAAACCGACGGATCTTTACCTGGTGCCTCTATGACTGGGCAAACTCCTCCTTCACCACCCTGGTGGTCACCTTTGTCTATGCCACCTACTTCACTCAGAAAATAGCCGCAGACCCCACCACCGGCACCGCCCTCTGGTCGCGGGGGATCGCGATCAGCGCCCTGGTCATTGCCCTGCTCTCTCCCTTTCTCGGTGCGGCGGCCGACCGGCAGGGCAAGCTCCGCGCCTATCTGGTCCGTTCCTCCCTTTGGTGCATCGCGGCCACCGCCCTGCTCACCTTTGTCGCCCCCGGCATGGAGCACGCAACCACCCTCGCCCTGACCCTCTTCATTCTCGCCAACGTCGCCTTTGAACTGGGGATCGTCTTCTACAATGCCATGCTGCCCGCCATTGCTCCGCCGGAAAAACTGGGGTGCATCTCCGGCTACGGCTGGGGCTTCGGCTATCTCGGCGGCCTCTGCTGTCTGGCTCTCGCCGGCCTTACCCTGGTCAGCGAGACTCCGTTCCTGCCCATTTCCACCGAGGCCGGCTTTCAATACCGGGCCAGCAACCTGCTGGTGGCGGCCTGGTTTCTCCTCTTCAGCCTGCCGCTCTTCCGCTCTGCCCCGACACAATCTCCTCGCCCCCCAGAGCCTGCCCCACTCTCCCTAAAGTCCCGATTTCTGCAAACCCTCAAGGATCTAGGGGACTATCCCGAGGTGGGGAAATTTCTCCTCGCGCATCTCCTTTACAACGACGGGCTCGTCACCATTATCGCCTTTGGCGGCATCTATGCGGCCGGCACCTTCGGGATGCGCTTCGATGAGGTCCTTGTTTTTGGCATCGCGTTGAACATTGCCGCCGGAATCGGCTCCCTGGTGATGGGTAGGGTGGATGACCGGCTGGGCGGCAAGGTCACCGTCCTCCTCAGTCTGGCTGCGCTCAGCGCGGGCAGCCTCCTTGCCGTGCTCAGTTACAGCCGCCCCACCTTCTGGCTGGCCGGTTGCATCATCGGCTTTTTTACCGGCCCCAATCAGGCGGCCAGCCGCTCTTTGATGGCCCGCCTGACCCCGGAACAGCACCGGGCGGAATTTTTCGGCTTCTTCACCCTCTCAGGCAAGATCACCTCCTTCCTCGGCCCCCTGCTCCTGGGCTGGGCCACCTCCCATTGGCAGAGCCAGCGGGTCGGCATGGCCACGGTGCTGCTTTTTTTTACCGCCGGCGGCCTGCTGCTCCTCCGCGTTCATGGAAAATGCCCGGAACGCGTCCGGCCCGTCTAAAAAACCTTTGCAGCATGCGCGCTTCCCGTTACAGTTCGTTTTCTGAGAATCAATCTCCAGATGCAACACCATTATTTTTCCAAAAGGAACATCCATTATTAAACTCCCCATCCACAAGATCCTGCCGGAACTTCGAGCGCAGTTCGCCAACCACGCGGCGGTGGTGCTCAGCGCCCCGCCCGGCTCGGGCAAGACCACGGTGGTGCCGCCAGCCCTCCTTGCAGAACCCTGGCTGGCGGGCTCCACCATCCTGATGCTGGAGCCGCGCCGCCTTGCGGCCCGGATGGCCGCCACTTTCATGGCCAAACAACTGGGCGAAGAGGTCGGCCAGACCGTGGGCTACCGGGTCCGTTTTGAAGCGAAGGTCTCGAAAGCAACCAGGGTGGAGGTGGTGACCGAGGGGGTACTCACCCGGAGGATGCAGGACGATCCCGAGCTGACCGGAGTGGGATTGGTGATCTTTGACGAATTCCACGAGCGCAGCCTGCAAGCGGATCTGGCCCTGGCCCTCTGCCTGGATGTAATGAGCGGACTCCGGGAGGATCTCAAGCTGCTGATCATGTCCGCCACCCTGGATACCGGCGCGGTCAGCACATTGCTAAACAACGCCCCGGTGGTGATGGGCGCGGGACAGAGCTACCCCGTGGGGGTGGAATACTGCCGGGCAGGACAACTGCCCCAGCCCCAGCCCCAGCCCCGGGAAATCGCCAAGCAGGTGAGCGCCACCATCCACAGGGCGCTGGCCGAACAACCGGGCGACATCCTGGCCTTTCTCCCCGGCGGGGCGGAGATCCGCCATACCCAAGCCTTGCTCAATGCTGCCCTTCCTTCCGCCGAAATTGCCATCCATCCCCTCTTCGGCGACCTGAGCCTCGCGGCCCAGACCGCCGCAGTGCAGCCTGACCGCCAGGGAAAGCGGCGCATCATCCTGGCCACCCCCATCGCCGAAACCAGTATCACCATTGAGGGCATCCATACCGTGGTGGACAGCGGCTGGAAACGATCCCCGCAATTCGACCCCAACAGCGGCTTGAGCCGTCTCACCACCCAACGCATCTCGCGCGCCTCCGCCACCCAGCGCACCGGCCGGGCCGGGCGCCTTGGCCCAGGGTACTGCTACCGATTGTGGAGCCTCGGGGAGGAGCACGGCCTCAAACCCTTCGACCCGCCGGAAATCCTGAGCGCCGACCTGAGCCAGCTGGTTCTGGATCTGGCCCGCTGGGGAATACATGCCCCGAGTGGCTTGCGCTGGCTCGATCCTCCGCCACCCGGACATTTCGCCCAGGCCCAGGAGGTTTTGCATGCCCTCGGAGCCTTGGACCAACAGAACCGCATCACCCCCCTTGGCAGAAAAATGGCAGAACTCCCGACCCATCCGCGCCTTGGTCTCATGCTGCTCGGCGCTGCAAAACAGGGGGCAAGCTCTCTGGCCTGCGATCTCGCGGCCCTGCTCGGGGAGCGGGATATCATCAAGGGGCGTGACCGTTCGGCGGATATCGAAGATCGGCTCCATGCCCTGGCCGCCTTCCGCAGCGATGGCCCGGCCGCGGCCAAAGCTCTTGGGGCGGACACCGATGGCTGCCGCAGGGTGATCCAAACCAGCAGACAGCTTTGGGAGCATCTCCCCAAACCAGCCAGAACCAAAGGAGATGCCCCCGCAAAAACAGCGGCAGCAGCGACAGCGGCGGCAGCGACAGCGGGCGAACTCCTGGCCTTGGCCTTCCCGGACCGGATCGGCCAGCGGAGAGCTCTGGGCCAGGGCCAATACAAGCTGACCTCCGGGCGCGGGGCGGTGCTCCCTGCCCATGACCGCCTCGCGGCCCACGAATATCTTACGGTGGCCGAACTGGACGCGGGCCGGATCGAAGGAAGGATCTTTCTCGCCGCCCCTTTGA
Proteins encoded in this window:
- a CDS encoding CDP-alcohol phosphatidyltransferase family protein, whose protein sequence is MTKRALTIPDLLSILRILIAPLLLVAGLTGQTELFLFLFLLSLVSDGLDGFLARRFHQVSQWGAQLDSWGDLATYLAAPVGVWLLWPTIVHQELIFILLGLGSFLLPILLGFCKFGRLTSYHTWAAKTAAILLGVSAPLLLLGGPPYPFRAAIIVFLLAEVEEVAITLRLKRWRTNIPSFWHCCRLPPE
- a CDS encoding secondary thiamine-phosphate synthase enzyme YjbQ; this encodes MKSFRKELVFNVPSRRAFINITPQVAECLQESGIQEGLALINAMHITASVFINDDESGLHHDYEVWLEHLAPHEPVSQYRHNGYEDNADAHLKRQVMGREVVVAITEGKFDFGPWEQIFYGEFDGGRKKRVLVKIIGA
- the hrpB gene encoding ATP-dependent helicase HrpB; translation: MHKILPELRAQFANHAAVVLSAPPGSGKTTVVPPALLAEPWLAGSTILMLEPRRLAARMAATFMAKQLGEEVGQTVGYRVRFEAKVSKATRVEVVTEGVLTRRMQDDPELTGVGLVIFDEFHERSLQADLALALCLDVMSGLREDLKLLIMSATLDTGAVSTLLNNAPVVMGAGQSYPVGVEYCRAGQLPQPQPQPREIAKQVSATIHRALAEQPGDILAFLPGGAEIRHTQALLNAALPSAEIAIHPLFGDLSLAAQTAAVQPDRQGKRRIILATPIAETSITIEGIHTVVDSGWKRSPQFDPNSGLSRLTTQRISRASATQRTGRAGRLGPGYCYRLWSLGEEHGLKPFDPPEILSADLSQLVLDLARWGIHAPSGLRWLDPPPPGHFAQAQEVLHALGALDQQNRITPLGRKMAELPTHPRLGLMLLGAAKQGASSLACDLAALLGERDIIKGRDRSADIEDRLHALAAFRSDGPAAAKALGADTDGCRRVIQTSRQLWEHLPKPARTKGDAPAKTAAAATAAAATAGELLALAFPDRIGQRRALGQGQYKLTSGRGAVLPAHDRLAAHEYLTVAELDAGRIEGRIFLAAPLSKEALMILFAPRLQREEKVFWEEQSGSVKGQRVVRLEELVLATAPLAKPSAEAVLTALLSGIRTLGLSVLPWSEKATELRARLQCLHLWQPDGGWPDLSEAWLLENLEQWLAPYLSGIRNAEQLKKLDLAAILTALLDWKYQSQLDREAPTHLTVPSGSKVRLHYTPGEPPVLAVRLQEMFGLADTPRICNNAVTVLLHLLSPAQRPMQITQDLRGFWEGAYHEVKKELRGRYPKHHWPDDPWQAQPTRRIKPRK
- a CDS encoding MFS transporter, with amino-acid sequence MSLPQKPTPENRRIFTWCLYDWANSSFTTLVVTFVYATYFTQKIAADPTTGTALWSRGIAISALVIALLSPFLGAAADRQGKLRAYLVRSSLWCIAATALLTFVAPGMEHATTLALTLFILANVAFELGIVFYNAMLPAIAPPEKLGCISGYGWGFGYLGGLCCLALAGLTLVSETPFLPISTEAGFQYRASNLLVAAWFLLFSLPLFRSAPTQSPRPPEPAPLSLKSRFLQTLKDLGDYPEVGKFLLAHLLYNDGLVTIIAFGGIYAAGTFGMRFDEVLVFGIALNIAAGIGSLVMGRVDDRLGGKVTVLLSLAALSAGSLLAVLSYSRPTFWLAGCIIGFFTGPNQAASRSLMARLTPEQHRAEFFGFFTLSGKITSFLGPLLLGWATSHWQSQRVGMATVLLFFTAGGLLLLRVHGKCPERVRPV